The Bradyrhizobium sp. WBAH42 genome includes a window with the following:
- a CDS encoding DUF4262 domain-containing protein, which yields MFTALDAPPDRLDKHEQNFVEKVRNHGWFGTHVFPDGEGPGFAYTTGFWLKFRFPEMIVFSMGQQTAQDTFWTIYHELDAGRRPLVGEPTDALFENVAAVLLPVSLQHYRSHLGWSRWFYGNDEFECLQVAYPDRDGHFPWAAEASAEARAAQPDLTEGNWLGRRKVP from the coding sequence ATGTTCACAGCTCTTGATGCGCCTCCCGATCGGCTCGATAAGCACGAGCAGAACTTCGTCGAAAAAGTTCGCAATCACGGCTGGTTTGGCACGCATGTCTTCCCCGATGGCGAAGGACCGGGCTTCGCCTACACGACCGGATTCTGGCTGAAGTTCAGGTTTCCGGAGATGATCGTGTTTTCAATGGGGCAGCAGACCGCCCAGGATACGTTCTGGACGATCTACCACGAACTCGACGCAGGACGGCGACCGCTGGTCGGCGAGCCCACCGATGCACTGTTTGAGAATGTCGCCGCCGTGCTCCTTCCGGTGTCGTTGCAGCACTACCGCTCGCATCTCGGATGGAGCAGATGGTTCTACGGCAATGATGAGTTCGAATGCCTGCAAGTCGCGTACCCCGATCGCGACGGGCATTTTCCCTGGGCTGCGGAGGCATCCGCTGAGGCCCGTGCCGCACAGCCCGACCTGACGGAAGGCAACTGGTTGGGACGGCGCAAGGTCCCGTAG
- a CDS encoding indolepyruvate ferredoxin oxidoreductase family protein yields MGINQGPISLDQKYTQQTGHVFTTGIQALVRLPMAQIRRDRANGLNTAGFISGYRGSPLGGYDQQLFAARKHLEQYNIKFQPGVNEDLAATAVWGSQQLNLSPGAKYDGVVGIWYGKGPGVDRCGDVFRHGNAAGSAKNGGVLCLAGDDHGAKSSTVPHQSDHAFISALMPYLYPSSIHEMIEMGLLGIAMSRYSGCWVGMKVITETVETTAEIDLTDEMKPFIIPTDFELPPGGLNLRWPDDRFEQDRRLQDYKGFAAIAFARANKVNRVTMDSPNARFGIMASGKSYEDVRQALRELGITEEVAARIGLRLYKIGMPWPLEPEGVRNFAVGLEEIFIVEERREIVENQVKQELFNWRDDVRPRIVGKMDEHDKRFLTFAAELSVASLATSLTERLLRLNLNPEIAEMLRVKADWFNGRQATQMQAVAPVSRTPYFCSGCPHNTSTKVPEGSRALAGIGCHFMALWMDRSTETFTHMGGEGVPWVGIAPFTNENHIFANLGDGTYFHSGILAIRQAIASKANITYKILYNDAVAMTGGQRHDGDLSPQKIMAQLHAEGISEIYLVSENPDAYPADTIAPGVKKYHRDELDNVMKMCREYKGTSAIVFVQTCAAEKRRRRKRGLMEDPARRVMINPTVCEGCGDCSVQSNCISVEPLETEFGRKRAINQSSCNKDYSCLKGFCPSFVTIDGGAPRHRAPAEFAEIGALPEPASRPTLDKPYNIAVGGVGGTGVLTIGALLGMAAHIEGKASMILDMSGLAQKGGAVLSHVRLSDHPAEVTCSRIVTGTADLVLAADEVVAVAKDTITLCDSTRTRGVINSHVIPTADFVLNRDFNFQTRKLTGLLETALHKDSVFFDFTKPAEQLLGDAIATNMMMMGYAYQKGLLPLSAVAIEQAIEVNGVSIKMNKEAFRLGRLAVADPQRLADMLKGADGVIAPKTLDAMTLDEVIEHRAKHLTAYQNARLAKRYRKLVDQVRDAAAKGGDGDALPRAVAVNYAKLLAYKDEYEVARLYTDGAFEQQLRDQFEGDFKFNFNLAPPILASGVDALGRPKKRAFGPWMLNVFRVLAKFKFLRGTPFDIFGRSADRKLERDLIAGYEKDVATVLGLLSPLTIDTAVELLSLPDRIRGYGPVKEKAVHDAKARYAQLAADLANPPPAPRQIAAE; encoded by the coding sequence ATGGGCATCAACCAGGGTCCGATCAGTCTCGATCAAAAGTACACCCAGCAGACCGGACACGTCTTCACCACGGGCATCCAGGCCCTGGTCCGCTTGCCGATGGCCCAGATCCGGCGCGACCGCGCCAACGGCCTCAACACCGCGGGCTTCATCTCGGGCTATCGCGGCTCGCCGCTCGGGGGTTACGACCAGCAGCTGTTCGCCGCCCGCAAGCACCTCGAGCAGTACAACATCAAGTTCCAGCCGGGCGTGAACGAGGACCTCGCCGCGACCGCCGTATGGGGCTCGCAGCAGCTCAACCTCTCGCCGGGCGCCAAATACGACGGCGTGGTCGGCATCTGGTACGGCAAGGGCCCCGGCGTCGACCGCTGCGGCGACGTGTTCCGCCACGGCAATGCCGCGGGCTCGGCCAAGAACGGCGGCGTGCTCTGCCTTGCCGGCGACGACCACGGCGCCAAATCCTCCACCGTCCCGCATCAGTCCGACCACGCCTTCATCTCGGCGCTGATGCCGTATCTCTATCCCTCGAGCATCCACGAGATGATCGAGATGGGCCTGCTCGGCATCGCGATGTCGCGCTATTCCGGCTGCTGGGTCGGCATGAAGGTGATCACGGAGACGGTGGAGACCACCGCCGAGATCGATCTCACCGACGAGATGAAGCCTTTCATCATCCCCACCGATTTCGAGCTGCCCCCCGGCGGCCTCAACCTGCGCTGGCCCGATGACCGCTTCGAGCAGGATCGCCGCCTGCAGGACTACAAGGGCTTTGCCGCCATCGCCTTTGCCCGCGCCAACAAGGTCAACCGCGTCACCATGGATTCGCCGAACGCGCGTTTCGGCATCATGGCCTCGGGCAAGAGCTACGAGGACGTGCGCCAGGCGCTGCGCGAGCTGGGGATCACCGAGGAGGTCGCCGCTCGAATCGGCCTTCGCCTCTACAAGATCGGCATGCCCTGGCCGCTGGAGCCGGAGGGCGTGCGCAACTTCGCGGTCGGGCTCGAGGAGATCTTCATCGTCGAGGAGCGCCGCGAGATCGTCGAGAACCAGGTCAAGCAGGAGCTGTTCAACTGGCGCGACGACGTCCGGCCCCGCATCGTCGGCAAGATGGACGAGCACGACAAGCGTTTCCTGACCTTCGCCGCCGAGCTCAGCGTCGCCTCGCTCGCGACCTCGCTCACCGAGCGACTGCTTCGACTTAATCTCAACCCCGAGATCGCGGAGATGCTCCGCGTCAAGGCCGACTGGTTCAACGGCCGCCAGGCCACGCAAATGCAGGCTGTCGCGCCGGTCTCCCGCACTCCGTATTTCTGCTCCGGCTGTCCCCACAATACCTCGACGAAAGTCCCCGAAGGCAGCCGCGCGCTCGCCGGCATCGGCTGTCACTTCATGGCGCTGTGGATGGACCGCTCGACCGAGACGTTCACGCATATGGGCGGCGAGGGCGTGCCCTGGGTCGGCATCGCGCCCTTCACCAACGAGAACCACATCTTCGCCAATCTCGGCGACGGCACCTACTTCCACTCCGGCATTCTCGCCATCCGCCAGGCGATCGCCTCCAAGGCCAATATCACCTACAAGATCCTCTACAACGACGCGGTGGCCATGACCGGCGGCCAGCGTCATGACGGCGATCTCTCGCCGCAGAAGATCATGGCCCAGCTTCATGCCGAGGGCATCAGCGAAATTTATCTGGTCTCGGAAAACCCCGACGCTTACCCGGCAGACACCATCGCGCCCGGGGTGAAGAAGTATCACCGCGACGAGCTCGACAACGTCATGAAGATGTGCCGCGAATACAAGGGCACCTCCGCGATCGTGTTCGTGCAGACCTGCGCCGCCGAGAAGCGCCGTCGCCGTAAGCGCGGCCTGATGGAGGATCCGGCGCGCCGTGTCATGATCAATCCGACCGTCTGCGAAGGCTGCGGCGATTGCTCGGTGCAGTCGAACTGCATCTCGGTCGAGCCGCTGGAGACCGAGTTCGGCCGCAAGCGCGCCATCAACCAGTCGTCCTGCAACAAGGACTATTCCTGCCTGAAGGGATTCTGTCCGTCCTTCGTCACCATCGACGGCGGCGCGCCGCGCCACCGCGCGCCTGCCGAGTTCGCCGAGATCGGCGCGCTGCCCGAGCCGGCCTCACGCCCGACGCTCGACAAGCCCTATAACATTGCCGTCGGCGGCGTCGGCGGCACCGGTGTGCTCACCATCGGCGCGCTGCTCGGCATGGCCGCCCATATCGAGGGCAAGGCCTCGATGATCCTCGACATGTCGGGCCTCGCGCAAAAGGGCGGGGCGGTGCTCAGCCACGTCCGCCTGTCGGATCATCCGGCCGAGGTGACCTGCTCGCGCATCGTCACCGGCACGGCCGATCTCGTGCTCGCCGCCGATGAAGTCGTCGCGGTCGCCAAGGACACGATCACCCTTTGTGACTCCACCCGCACCCGCGGCGTCATCAACAGCCACGTCATTCCCACCGCCGACTTCGTCCTCAACCGCGATTTCAATTTCCAGACCCGCAAGCTGACCGGGCTGCTAGAAACCGCGCTGCACAAGGATTCGGTGTTCTTCGACTTCACCAAGCCTGCCGAGCAGCTGCTCGGCGATGCCATCGCCACCAACATGATGATGATGGGCTATGCCTATCAGAAGGGTCTGTTGCCGCTGTCCGCGGTAGCAATCGAGCAGGCCATCGAGGTCAATGGCGTCTCGATCAAGATGAACAAGGAAGCGTTCCGCCTCGGCCGTCTCGCAGTCGCCGATCCCCAGCGTCTTGCCGACATGCTGAAGGGCGCGGACGGGGTGATCGCGCCGAAGACGCTGGATGCCATGACGCTGGACGAGGTCATCGAGCATCGCGCCAAGCATCTGACCGCCTACCAGAACGCTCGTCTCGCCAAGCGCTATCGCAAGCTGGTCGACCAGGTGCGCGATGCCGCGGCAAAGGGAGGCGATGGCGACGCACTGCCGCGCGCGGTCGCGGTGAACTATGCCAAGCTGCTGGCCTACAAGGACGAATACGAGGTCGCGCGCCTCTACACGGACGGCGCCTTCGAGCAGCAGCTCCGCGACCAGTTCGAGGGCGACTTCAAGTTCAATTTCAACCTCGCGCCGCCCATCCTGGCAAGCGGTGTCGATGCCTTGGGCCGTCCCAAGAAGCGCGCCTTCGGCCCGTGGATGCTGAACGTCTTCCGCGTGCTGGCCAAGTTCAAGTTCCTGCGCGGCACGCCGTTCGACATCTTCGGCCGCAGCGCCGACCGCAAGCTCGAGCGCGACCTGATCGCCGGCTACGAGAAGGACGTCGCCACCGTGCTCGGCCTGCTGTCGCCGCTCACGATCGACACCGCGGTCGAGCTGCTCTCGCTGCCCGACCGCATCCGCGGCTACGGCCCGGTGAAGGAGAAGGCCGTACACGACGCCAAGGCCCGCTACGCCCAGCTCGCCGCGGACCTCGCCAACCCGCCGCCTGCGCCAAGGCAGATCGCGGCGGAGTAG
- a CDS encoding cytochrome c, which translates to MRTILAGIALCSAVASATIAEPAPELIAYGKALVEAGDCAGCHTADPAKPFAGGKRIDTPFGAIYAPNLTPDRDTGIGAWADADFTRALRYGIAPDGSNYYPAFPYPYFTKMTKDDTLAIRAYLGSLAPVVSRNKPPELRWPFGYRGLMRIWNALYFKPGLFEPDQSQSAAWNRGGYLVTGLGHCGACHTPKNYFGADKQAQALSGNEVGGWYAPRLDGATRTGLKSWSEADIAEYLQSGRNARSHAGGPMAEVIVGSTAKMSDADVRSIAVYLKSLPPTRRETIVTPPEEAEMTAGQAVYAKLCVACHETDGTGSPRIYPPLPGNALLQSVNPSSTLRIILDGAHTVTTPRAPNIGEMPAYAKQLSDAEIAAVTNYIRNSWGNAGPLVTPAQVAKARKEK; encoded by the coding sequence ATGCGGACGATTCTGGCCGGTATCGCGTTGTGCAGTGCAGTCGCCAGCGCGACGATTGCCGAGCCGGCGCCGGAGCTGATCGCCTATGGCAAGGCGCTGGTCGAAGCCGGCGACTGCGCGGGCTGTCACACCGCCGATCCGGCCAAACCGTTTGCCGGCGGCAAACGCATCGACACGCCCTTCGGCGCGATCTACGCGCCGAACCTGACGCCCGACCGCGACACCGGGATCGGCGCCTGGGCGGATGCCGATTTCACCCGCGCCCTGCGCTATGGCATCGCGCCCGACGGCTCGAACTATTACCCGGCGTTCCCCTACCCCTACTTCACGAAGATGACGAAGGACGACACGCTGGCGATCCGGGCCTATCTCGGCAGCCTTGCGCCCGTCGTCAGCCGCAACAAGCCGCCGGAACTGCGCTGGCCATTCGGCTATCGCGGCCTGATGCGGATCTGGAACGCCCTGTATTTCAAGCCCGGCCTGTTCGAGCCGGACCAGAGCCAGAGCGCGGCGTGGAACAGAGGCGGCTATCTCGTCACCGGGCTCGGCCATTGCGGCGCCTGCCATACGCCGAAGAACTATTTCGGCGCCGACAAGCAGGCGCAGGCGCTCTCGGGCAATGAGGTCGGCGGCTGGTACGCGCCGCGGCTCGACGGTGCCACCCGCACGGGGCTGAAATCCTGGAGCGAGGCAGACATCGCCGAATATCTGCAGAGCGGCCGCAACGCCAGGAGCCATGCCGGCGGACCGATGGCCGAGGTGATCGTTGGCTCGACGGCGAAGATGAGCGATGCCGATGTGCGTTCGATCGCGGTTTACCTGAAGAGCCTGCCGCCGACGCGGCGCGAGACGATCGTGACGCCGCCCGAGGAAGCCGAGATGACGGCCGGACAGGCCGTCTATGCGAAGCTCTGCGTCGCCTGCCACGAGACCGACGGCACCGGCAGCCCGCGCATCTATCCGCCGCTGCCGGGCAATGCGCTGCTGCAATCGGTCAATCCGTCCTCGACCTTGCGCATCATCCTCGACGGTGCTCACACCGTGACGACACCGCGCGCGCCGAACATTGGCGAGATGCCTGCTTACGCCAAGCAGCTGTCCGACGCCGAGATCGCCGCGGTGACGAACTACATCCGCAATTCCTGGGGCAATGCGGGCCCGCTGGTGACGCCGGCACAGGTGGCGAAGGCAAGGAAGGAGAAGTAG
- a CDS encoding trimeric intracellular cation channel family protein, with translation MWSLPPTDSVLHFLSLVAVAAQGMTAALAAGRRSMDWLGVCFLGCITALGGGTLRDLFLGHYPLAWVQSPIYLALAGGAAFLTILFARLVHRLKVAFIVLDAIGLVVFTMAGCDVAWQMDATLPIVIVSGMVTGCAGGVLRDVLCNDVPLLFRSELYASVSVVTGLFYATAFGLKLNAELWTILTFVLGISFRLLAVRYKWEMPKFVFTGDEER, from the coding sequence ATGTGGAGCCTGCCGCCGACGGATAGCGTGCTGCATTTCCTGTCCCTTGTGGCGGTGGCCGCGCAGGGCATGACGGCTGCGCTCGCTGCCGGACGCCGCAGCATGGATTGGCTGGGGGTCTGCTTCCTCGGCTGCATCACTGCGCTCGGCGGCGGCACGTTGCGCGATCTCTTCCTCGGACATTATCCGCTGGCCTGGGTGCAGAGCCCCATCTATCTCGCGCTCGCCGGCGGCGCCGCCTTCCTCACCATCCTGTTTGCGCGTCTCGTGCACCGACTGAAGGTCGCCTTCATCGTGCTCGATGCCATCGGTCTCGTCGTCTTCACCATGGCCGGCTGCGACGTGGCCTGGCAGATGGATGCGACACTGCCCATCGTCATCGTCTCCGGCATGGTGACGGGCTGCGCCGGCGGCGTGCTGCGCGACGTGCTCTGCAACGACGTGCCGCTGCTGTTTCGCTCCGAGCTCTACGCCAGCGTCTCGGTGGTGACGGGATTGTTCTATGCCACCGCGTTTGGTCTCAAGCTCAATGCGGAGCTCTGGACCATCCTGACCTTCGTCCTCGGCATCAGCTTCCGCCTGCTTGCGGTGCGCTACAAATGGGAGATGCCGAAGTTTGTGTTCACGGGGGATGAGGAGCGATAG
- a CDS encoding oxaloacetate decarboxylase, which translates to MHVTTADKRATFRKMHESGCFILPNPVDVGSAKALQHLGFKAIASSSAGFAWTIGKADNHVTVEDVCQHLAALSSAVDIPVNADFEGGFAVEPDKVADNVERGVRTGVAGLSIEDSTGDKDKPLYDRALAVERIKASRKAIGDSGTLLVGRCEAYLWGVTDLKLVIDRLTAYADAGADCLYAPGLKSREDIAAVVKAVAPKPFNLLIGASGLSLQEAQDLGVRRISVGGSLARAAWGGFMRAAKEMAEKGTFTELGGGYPGGELNKMFG; encoded by the coding sequence ATGCACGTGACGACCGCTGACAAGCGCGCGACGTTCAGGAAGATGCACGAGAGCGGCTGCTTCATTTTGCCCAATCCGGTCGATGTCGGCAGTGCGAAAGCCTTGCAGCATCTCGGTTTCAAGGCGATTGCGTCGTCGAGCGCGGGCTTTGCCTGGACCATCGGCAAGGCCGACAACCACGTCACCGTCGAGGACGTCTGTCAGCATCTGGCAGCATTGAGCTCGGCCGTCGACATCCCCGTGAACGCAGATTTCGAGGGCGGCTTTGCGGTCGAGCCCGACAAGGTCGCCGACAATGTCGAGCGCGGTGTGCGCACCGGCGTCGCCGGCCTGTCGATCGAGGATTCCACCGGCGACAAGGACAAGCCGCTCTACGACCGTGCGCTGGCCGTCGAGCGCATCAAGGCCTCGCGCAAAGCGATCGGCGACAGCGGCACGCTGCTGGTCGGCCGATGCGAGGCGTATCTCTGGGGCGTGACGGATCTCAAGCTCGTCATCGACCGGCTCACCGCCTATGCCGATGCCGGCGCCGACTGCCTCTATGCGCCGGGTCTGAAGAGCCGCGAGGACATCGCCGCAGTGGTGAAGGCTGTCGCACCAAAACCGTTCAATCTTCTGATCGGCGCGTCCGGCCTGTCGTTGCAGGAAGCCCAGGATCTCGGCGTGCGCCGCATCAGCGTCGGCGGCTCGCTGGCCCGCGCCGCCTGGGGCGGCTTCATGCGCGCGGCAAAGGAGATGGCGGAGAAGGGCACCTTCACCGAGCTCGGCGGCGGCTATCCCGGTGGCGAGCTCAACAAGATGTTCGGCTAG
- a CDS encoding antibiotic biosynthesis monooxygenase, with translation MIAVIFEVWPKPEHRQDYFDLAADLKPLLQTIDGFISVERFESLTEKGKILSVSFWRDEAAVAAWRNTMEHRRTQAKGRAQIFADYHLRIASVIRDYGMTDREQAPKDSRAVHDAHWRS, from the coding sequence ATGATCGCCGTGATCTTCGAGGTCTGGCCCAAGCCGGAACACCGCCAGGACTATTTCGACCTCGCGGCCGATCTGAAGCCGCTGCTGCAGACCATCGACGGCTTCATCTCGGTCGAGCGTTTCGAGAGCCTGACTGAGAAGGGCAAGATCCTGTCGGTGTCGTTCTGGCGCGACGAGGCAGCAGTCGCCGCCTGGCGGAACACCATGGAGCACCGCCGCACCCAGGCCAAAGGCAGGGCGCAGATCTTCGCCGATTATCACCTGCGCATCGCCAGCGTGATCCGGGACTATGGCATGACCGACCGCGAGCAGGCCCCGAAGGACAGCCGCGCCGTGCACGACGCGCACTGGCGGAGTTGA
- a CDS encoding NIPSNAP family protein, protein MSVTVFIRYQLDPFKRAQFEEYAKRWLTIIPRCGGELIGYFMPHEGTNNIASALISFESLAAYEAYRKRLRADLDGMANFNFAEAERFILAEERTFLRKVVL, encoded by the coding sequence ATGTCCGTCACCGTCTTCATCCGCTACCAGCTCGATCCGTTCAAGCGCGCCCAGTTCGAGGAATATGCGAAGCGCTGGCTCACCATCATCCCGAGATGTGGCGGCGAGTTGATCGGCTACTTCATGCCACATGAGGGCACCAACAACATCGCGTCCGCCCTGATTTCGTTCGAGAGCCTGGCCGCCTACGAGGCCTATCGCAAACGGCTGCGCGCCGATCTCGACGGTATGGCAAACTTCAACTTTGCGGAGGCGGAGAGATTCATCCTCGCCGAAGAACGCACCTTCCTGCGCAAGGTGGTATTGTAA
- a CDS encoding winged helix-turn-helix domain-containing protein encodes MKSGPDIAMVASLVGDPARANMLTALMNGRALTASELAQEAGITPQTASSHLSKLEAGGLIEPEKQGRHRYYRLTDDDVAGVLEGLAGLAARTGHMRVRTGPKDPALRRARICYDHLAGDLGVQMLDSLRERHLVRQRKQEIELTAEGERFLARHLQISPDMLSHPRRPVCKACLDWSERRHHLAGTLGAAMMQRFAELKWAARDPTPGSRVVNFTRTGEKQFAALFGK; translated from the coding sequence ATGAAATCAGGACCCGACATCGCCATGGTCGCCTCGCTGGTCGGCGACCCCGCCCGCGCCAACATGCTCACGGCGCTGATGAACGGCCGCGCGCTCACGGCGAGCGAGCTGGCGCAGGAGGCCGGCATCACGCCGCAGACCGCGAGCTCGCATCTGTCGAAGCTCGAGGCCGGCGGCCTCATCGAGCCGGAGAAGCAGGGCCGTCATCGCTATTACCGCCTCACCGACGACGACGTCGCCGGCGTGCTCGAGGGGCTGGCTGGGCTTGCGGCGCGCACCGGCCATATGCGCGTGCGCACCGGGCCGAAGGATCCTGCGCTGCGGCGCGCGCGGATCTGCTACGACCATCTCGCCGGCGATCTCGGCGTGCAGATGCTGGACTCCTTGCGCGAGCGGCATCTGGTCAGGCAGAGGAAGCAGGAGATTGAGCTGACCGCCGAGGGCGAGCGCTTTCTCGCCAGGCACCTGCAGATCTCGCCCGACATGCTCAGCCACCCGCGCCGCCCGGTCTGCAAGGCCTGCCTCGACTGGAGCGAACGGCGTCACCACCTCGCCGGCACGTTGGGGGCTGCCATGATGCAGCGCTTTGCCGAGCTGAAATGGGCGGCGCGCGATCCCACGCCCGGCAGCCGCGTCGTGAATTTCACCCGCACCGGCGAGAAGCAGTTCGCTGCGTTGTTCGGCAAGTGA